A single genomic interval of Rhododendron vialii isolate Sample 1 chromosome 3a, ASM3025357v1 harbors:
- the LOC131318874 gene encoding 1-aminocyclopropane-1-carboxylate oxidase homolog 4-like produces the protein MYINIYSTYNHNFIQRKQMAAAGYDRMKEVKEFDESKMGVKGLSDSGITTIPKFFVHPPETLSGLKSSSTFTGIPVIDLSNMESDTNRVKIVEQIRDAAKTWGFFQVINHGVPVSALDETIAAIKAFHEQPTEEKSKYYVREEGRGVMYASNNDLYRAKAACWHDSLQVWMSPEPAPAEDIPAACRREVAEWDRHATEVAESVMGLLSEGLGLEAGKFKELSFSGARVLVGHCYPYCPQPDLTVGITSHTDPGVVTVLLQNQVQGLQVKHGGEWVDVKPLEGALIINVGDFLQIVSNGEYKSVEHRVLANSNPEPRISIVIFFNLCKWKGSGYYGPLLELLSPEKPAIYRDFTMQEFYENFYSKGLDSKSLVDKIKL, from the exons ATGTATATAAACATCTACTCAACGTATAATCACAACTTCATACAGAGGAAGCAAATGGCAGCCGCCGGCTATGACCGGATGAAGGAAGTCAAGGAGTTCGATGAATCAAAGATGGGTGTCAAAGGTCTGTCCGACTCCGGCATCACCACCATCCCTAAGTTCTTCGTACACCCACCGGAAACTCTTTCCGGTCTCAAATCCTCGTCGACATTCACTGGAATACCCGTTATTGATCTCTCTAACATGGAGTCCGATACTAATCGGGTAAAGATTGTGGAGCAAATCCGAGATGCTGCGAAAACATGGGGGTTTTTCCAAGTGATCAACCATGGCGTGCCCGTCTCG GCACTCGATGAAACGATCGCCGCCATCAAAGCGTTTCACGAACAACCAACCGAGGAGAAATCAAAATACTACGTACGAGAGGAAGGACGCGGCGTCATGTACGCGAGCAACAACGACTTGTACAGAGCCAAGGCGGCGTGCTGGCACGACTCGCTGCAAGTATGGATGTCGCCGGAGCCGGCTCCGGCGGAGGACATCCCGGCCGCGTGCCGGAGGGAGGTGGCGGAGTGGGACCGGCACGCGACGGAGGTGGCCGAGAGCGTGATGGGGCTCTTGTCCGAGGGGTTAGGTCTGGAAGCTGGAAAATTCAAAGAGTTGAGTTTTTCAGGCGCCAGGGTTCTTGTGGGCCACTGCTATCCGTACTGTCCCCAGCCAGATCTGACGGTGGGGATTACGTCGCATACGGATCCTGGGGTTGTGACGGTTTTGTTGCAGAATCAGGTGCAGGGGCTGCAGGTTAAGCACGGTGGGGAGTGGGTGGATGTCAAGCCTTTGGAGGGGGCGTTGATAATCAACGTTGGAGATTTCCTCCAG ATAGTCTCTAACGGCGAGTACAAAAGTGTGGAACACCGAGTGTTAGCTAACTCTAATCCGGAACCAAGAATTTCCATTGTCATATTCTTCAATCTTTGCAAGTGGAAAGGATCTGGATACTACGGACCCTTGCTGGAGTTACTGAGTCCTGAAAAACCAGCTATCTACCGGGATTTCACGATGCAGGAGTTCTATGAAAATTTCTATAGCAAGGGATTGGATAGCAAGTCTCTTGTTGATAAAATCAAACTTTGA